CAAAACTCATGCTGTCGAGGTCAACTGTCATATGCACACCAACAACGGCGACACAGCACGCGGGGCGGCGCTCGCGGGACACGGCGTGATCTGGCAGCCCACGTTTCTGATTGGCGAAGATCTCCGCGCCGGCAGACTGGTTCAGCTATTGCCTGAGTATCGCTTGCCGGATATCGATGTGCTCGCCTTGTACCCGAGCCGTCGCCACGTGAGCGCAAAAGTTCGTGCGGCAATCGATTTTCTGGTCAACGCGTTTTCGGGCATCCCACCGTGGGACAAACATTGATCCACTCTGCCTTTAGCGATACCCTCAAATCGTTCATGGTCGTCCAATGCTGGTCAAACCGGAGGCAACCGTTTCATGAAACGAGCTTGGGGTTTCTCCTGCATCCTCGCCTTGTGCGCGATCCTCGGCGGATGTGGCAAAGGCGGATCGCAAAACGCTGCCCAGGAACCAGGCGCATCTGCGAGTCAGGCGCAGGTTCAGCCGGGGCAAGCCGCGAGCGAAGCATCCGCCGCATCGGGCGCGCAGGAGCGGGGTGCGCTGGGCACTGTCACCAAGGCGCAGTTGCCGGGGGAAGCAACCGAAACACTGCGTCTGATCAAAGCGGGCGGCCCTTTTCCTTTTTCCGAGGACGGTGTCCTGTTCCGCAACAGCGCGGGATTGCTGCCGCAGCATCCGCGCGGCTACTACCACGCATACACAGTTCGCACGCCAGGTTCGACGGATCGCGGGCAGCGCCGGATTGTGTGTGGCGGACCGCGCAGGCAGGCGAGCGACTGTTACTACACCGAGGATTACTACGCCAGTTTCAAACGCATTGCAGGATAAGTCAGGAGCGGGTCGGTCTCAGGCAACGGCGGACTCTTGGGTGGGTGATCGGACTGGACGCGGCCATGAAATGAAGCTCGTTTACCGCGCGGAGCCGTCATGCGAACGACTCGTTTACTTCGCAATCTGCCGGACGAACGATGAGCGCAGTTCGGCCATTGCTGACATTGGAACGGACAGGGTTCTACATCAGTAATGTGGCGGATTGCCGACGGTGGCGGCATCGAGTAGCGGGACGGCAGCTTCCTGCATCAGCGAACTCACCCTCTCGACCCTCACCGGCCCTTCAGCCTGGTTGAACCGAAACGACTGCTTTCGAAGGTACAGCCGCCCGCTCGCGGGCGCTTGCAATTCCTGCTCGCTCACGCCGTCCGAGCTGCGACAACGAGCCTGGATCTCACCTATGCGGAGCGCCTAACGGGCGGAAGCGAACCCGCCACAGCGCGCACCTGCTCTTTGAACCACGATATTGCAGGGTCATGGGCCTGATACTTGTGCCATTGAATGGTCTCCCTCAAATGAGGAAGCGGAATTGGGCATGGCAACACCCGCAGCTCATACGACGGTGCGATGGCATGCGCAAGCCGCGCATGTAGTGTCGCGACCCTGCCTGTTCCGACCAGCATCCGCGGCAGAAGTGTGAAGCTCGGAGCCACTACTTCACGGCGTCGATGCATACCACGTTCGAGTAGCACCGTCTCGTCAATCGTATGAACCCTGTTTAGCCCCCACTGGACACCGACATGGCCCATCGACAGATATTGCTCCTTGGACAGCCGTCGCTTCACTTCCCGATTCCCAGCCCAGATGAGGCAGGAGAACGTATCTTCAAAAAGAGCCTCTGAAGGGTGCCCCTCG
This is a stretch of genomic DNA from Paraburkholderia sp. HP33-1. It encodes these proteins:
- a CDS encoding ribonuclease produces the protein MKRAWGFSCILALCAILGGCGKGGSQNAAQEPGASASQAQVQPGQAASEASAASGAQERGALGTVTKAQLPGEATETLRLIKAGGPFPFSEDGVLFRNSAGLLPQHPRGYYHAYTVRTPGSTDRGQRRIVCGGPRRQASDCYYTEDYYASFKRIAG